In a genomic window of Bacillota bacterium:
- a CDS encoding DNA polymerase III subunit alpha: protein MKRIPFVHLHVHSAFSFLDGASSPEELVRRAAELGMPALALTDHDNVSGAVRFARAARAAGIQPIQGAEVTLEGGYHLTLLATGPEGYAHLCQLLSDAHLLHPRGEPRVRWESLAAHHQGLIALSGCRRGEIAHHILRRDFAGALEAARRHRALWGERFYLEVQEALLPGDRFLNRHLRELGETLGIPLVATHDVHHATPGGFRTHDLLSCVRLGISVEEAHPERPLNDDLSLHDPAAMARRFAWAPEALEHAWEIAQLCRPALDPARRRYPRFPVPKGESADSYLRRLALAGARERYGRLTPAVRERLERELRVVERLGYADYFLTAWQVVEDARREGIRCAGRGSAGASALAYCLRLSEVDPIARNLPFERFLSLERAEKPDIDLDFDARHRDRVAERVIARYGQEHVAAVATYVTYQARSAVRDMGRVLGYPPEEVDALAKSLPHLPADAIPEALERFPELRRGPWREERYRPLLEASVRLAGIPRFLGTHLGGLVISGEPIREVTPLQWAAKGVQIAQFDRDDVEELNLVKIDLLSLKALSLLEDAEAGVIRERPGFRYEALPLDDRATYRLLRRGETVGVFQLESPAQRALQARLGAERLEDVVASLALIRPGPIKGNMVDPYVARRQGREPVTLPHPALVPILEKTYGVVLFQEQVIAIATELAGFTPGEADRLRRLMTHARSRQEMHAMGEEFVRRAAARGVEEEIARQVFASLEGYASYGFSEAHAAAFATTSYWTAYLSAHHPAHFFAALLNNQPMGFYAPATLVNEARNRGVRLLGLDVNRSGERFEVETRGGRKAIRIPLSQVKGIRQTELASILEARRERAFASFVDFRRRTRVERDTLERLVLAGAFDALHPNRRALLAWLPPAEDPSAPAGFQPALELRPAETGPDFTPEERLLLEYGILGMSVEGHPMRFWRERLRREGFLSRRQLEQVPDGHLVRVAGLPVRPHRPPTRSGRTVVFLSLEDETGLTDVTVFEGTYQRYGHLLFGPETPPLRVVGRLQRRGRGIAVVAQWIGELRFRPSGQSGGSYRPSTAVQPPSTRKSVPVTYREASEAR, encoded by the coding sequence GTGAAGCGCATCCCCTTTGTCCACCTGCACGTGCACTCCGCCTTCTCCTTCCTCGACGGGGCCAGCTCGCCGGAGGAGCTGGTCCGGCGAGCGGCCGAGCTGGGCATGCCGGCGCTGGCCCTCACCGACCACGACAACGTCAGCGGCGCCGTCCGCTTCGCCCGCGCGGCCCGGGCCGCCGGCATCCAGCCGATCCAGGGCGCCGAGGTGACGTTGGAGGGCGGCTACCACCTGACGCTCCTGGCCACGGGGCCGGAGGGATACGCCCATCTCTGCCAGCTCCTCTCCGACGCCCACCTCCTCCACCCGCGGGGGGAGCCGCGCGTCCGCTGGGAGAGCCTGGCCGCCCATCACCAGGGACTGATCGCCCTCTCCGGCTGCAGGCGGGGAGAGATCGCCCACCACATCCTCCGCCGCGACTTCGCCGGCGCGCTGGAGGCCGCCCGCCGCCACCGCGCGCTCTGGGGGGAGCGCTTCTACCTCGAGGTGCAGGAAGCGCTCCTCCCCGGGGACCGCTTCCTCAACCGCCACCTCCGGGAGCTGGGCGAGACCCTCGGCATCCCGCTGGTGGCCACCCACGACGTCCACCACGCGACGCCGGGGGGCTTCCGCACCCACGACCTGCTCAGCTGCGTCCGCCTGGGCATCTCCGTCGAAGAGGCGCACCCCGAGCGCCCGCTCAACGACGACCTGAGCCTGCACGACCCGGCCGCCATGGCCCGGCGCTTCGCCTGGGCGCCGGAGGCGCTGGAGCACGCCTGGGAGATCGCCCAGCTCTGCCGGCCGGCGCTGGATCCGGCGCGGCGCCGTTACCCGCGCTTCCCGGTGCCCAAAGGCGAGAGCGCCGACAGCTATCTCCGCCGCCTGGCATTGGCCGGCGCCCGCGAGCGGTACGGCCGCCTGACGCCGGCCGTCCGCGAGCGGCTGGAGCGGGAGCTCCGGGTGGTGGAGAGGCTGGGCTACGCCGACTACTTCCTGACCGCCTGGCAGGTGGTGGAGGACGCCCGCCGGGAGGGGATCCGCTGCGCGGGCCGCGGTTCGGCCGGGGCCAGCGCGCTCGCCTACTGCCTCCGCCTCTCCGAGGTCGACCCGATCGCGCGCAACCTGCCCTTCGAGCGCTTCCTGAGCCTGGAGCGGGCGGAGAAGCCGGACATCGACCTCGACTTCGACGCCCGCCACCGGGACCGGGTGGCCGAGCGGGTGATCGCCCGCTACGGGCAGGAGCACGTGGCCGCCGTCGCCACCTACGTCACCTACCAGGCGCGCTCGGCGGTGCGCGACATGGGCAGGGTGCTGGGCTACCCGCCGGAGGAGGTCGACGCGCTGGCCAAGAGCCTCCCCCACCTGCCCGCCGACGCCATCCCCGAGGCGCTGGAGCGCTTCCCGGAGCTGCGCCGCGGCCCCTGGCGGGAGGAGCGCTACCGGCCGCTCCTCGAGGCCAGCGTCCGCCTGGCCGGTATCCCCCGCTTCCTGGGGACGCACCTGGGGGGCCTCGTGATCAGCGGCGAGCCCATCCGGGAGGTGACCCCGCTCCAGTGGGCGGCCAAGGGGGTGCAGATCGCCCAGTTCGACCGGGACGACGTGGAGGAGCTGAACCTGGTCAAGATCGACCTCCTCTCGCTCAAGGCGCTCAGCCTGCTGGAGGATGCGGAGGCCGGCGTGATCCGGGAACGTCCCGGCTTCCGGTACGAGGCGCTCCCTCTGGACGACCGGGCCACCTACCGGCTCCTCCGACGGGGGGAGACCGTGGGCGTCTTCCAGCTGGAGAGCCCCGCCCAACGGGCGCTCCAGGCACGCCTGGGGGCCGAGCGGCTGGAGGACGTGGTGGCCAGCCTGGCCCTCATCCGCCCGGGTCCCATCAAGGGGAACATGGTCGATCCCTACGTCGCCCGGCGGCAGGGACGGGAGCCGGTCACCCTCCCCCACCCGGCGCTGGTGCCCATCCTGGAGAAGACCTACGGGGTCGTCCTCTTCCAGGAGCAGGTGATCGCCATCGCCACCGAACTGGCCGGCTTCACCCCCGGCGAGGCCGACCGGCTCCGCCGGCTGATGACCCACGCCCGCTCCCGCCAGGAGATGCACGCGATGGGGGAGGAGTTCGTCCGCCGCGCGGCCGCCCGGGGCGTGGAGGAGGAGATCGCGCGCCAGGTCTTCGCCTCCCTGGAGGGCTACGCCAGTTATGGATTCAGCGAGGCACACGCCGCCGCCTTCGCCACCACCAGCTACTGGACGGCCTACCTCTCGGCCCACCACCCCGCGCACTTCTTCGCCGCGCTCCTGAACAACCAGCCGATGGGCTTCTACGCGCCGGCGACGCTGGTCAACGAGGCGCGCAACCGCGGCGTCCGCCTCCTGGGGCTGGACGTCAACCGCAGCGGCGAGCGGTTCGAGGTGGAGACACGGGGAGGACGGAAGGCGATCCGCATCCCCCTCTCCCAGGTGAAGGGGATCCGGCAGACGGAGCTGGCCTCCATCCTGGAAGCTCGCCGGGAGAGGGCCTTCGCCTCCTTCGTCGACTTCCGGCGGCGGACGCGGGTGGAGCGGGACACGCTGGAGCGGCTTGTCCTCGCCGGCGCCTTCGACGCCCTCCATCCCAACCGGCGGGCGCTCCTGGCCTGGCTCCCGCCCGCGGAGGACCCCTCGGCACCCGCCGGCTTCCAGCCGGCCCTGGAGCTCCGGCCGGCCGAGACGGGCCCCGACTTCACGCCGGAGGAGCGGCTCCTCCTCGAGTACGGGATCCTGGGGATGAGCGTGGAGGGCCATCCCATGCGCTTCTGGCGCGAGCGACTGCGCCGGGAGGGCTTCCTCAGCCGCCGGCAGCTGGAGCAGGTGCCGGACGGGCACCTGGTCCGGGTGGCCGGGCTGCCGGTCCGGCCCCACCGCCCGCCCACGCGGAGCGGGCGGACGGTGGTCTTCCTCTCGCTGGAGGATGAGACCGGCCTGACCGACGTCACCGTCTTCGAGGGGACGTACCAGCGCTACGGGCACCTGCTCTTCGGCCCGGAGACACCGCCCCTGCGGGTGGTGGGCCGGCTGCAGCGGCGCGGCCGGGGCATCGCCGTGGTCGCCCAGTGGATCGGCGAGCTCCGCTTCCGGCCGTCCGGTCAGAGCGGCGGCTCGTATCGCCCGTCCACGGCCGTCCAGCCGCCGTCGACCAGGAAGAGCGTCCCGGTCACGTACCGCGAGGCGTCGGAGGCGAGGTAG
- a CDS encoding SLC13 family permease, with the protein MDLPDAHGRDARKVAARGGRLPDARPSRLLDGPGRIPDAAAGRIDPPPAGGDEARRALAGLGASLLVGLAVASWPGLPAGAARPALAVAAGAVLLWIAMPVALPVGALLAVVALILSGAATPDLAFSGFASEATLLLIGGMFMARGVEISGLARRVALELAWRAGRRPGGTLQALLLLPQVLAWGVPANAVRSQLMLPVVEAMLERAREPGEPPGSEQARRRQWMLALAFGGNVSNSGLLPAAVGNILTAAILARSLGLHVGYFTWLLGAWPVWLGGLLAAGPVIRWTSPAPEPGPAFLERLGAEVRGLGPLAAAERRALAWIAVAILLWATGSWTGIPLSATALLTGLAMAIPGVGVAPWTEMSRIGWGTILTVAGTIGLGNALTDSGAAAWLAQGLAGSPLGAALGRPGWDVLLLAVLTQLLHLVLSNVSSEVVVLAPLVISLARAHGADPLAWGMVLALSADNGYLLAVQTVSNMVAVTQGRLRQREMGWPGLWMTAANVALVVLTATLWWPRIGIGG; encoded by the coding sequence GTGGATTTGCCGGATGCGCACGGCCGGGACGCGAGGAAGGTGGCCGCCCGCGGCGGGCGGCTGCCGGATGCGCGCCCGAGCCGCCTGCTCGACGGCCCGGGGCGGATCCCGGACGCGGCCGCCGGCCGGATCGATCCGCCGCCGGCCGGCGGCGACGAGGCGCGCCGCGCCCTGGCCGGGCTGGGTGCCTCCCTCCTGGTCGGCCTCGCGGTGGCCTCCTGGCCCGGTCTGCCGGCCGGCGCCGCGCGACCGGCCCTGGCGGTGGCCGCGGGCGCGGTCCTTCTCTGGATCGCCATGCCGGTGGCGTTGCCCGTGGGCGCGCTGCTGGCGGTGGTGGCGCTGATCCTGAGCGGCGCGGCGACGCCGGACCTGGCCTTCAGCGGCTTCGCCTCCGAGGCGACCCTCCTCCTCATCGGCGGCATGTTCATGGCCCGGGGCGTGGAGATCTCGGGCCTGGCGCGGCGGGTGGCGCTGGAGCTGGCCTGGCGCGCCGGGCGGCGACCCGGAGGCACGCTGCAGGCGCTCCTCCTCCTCCCGCAGGTGCTGGCCTGGGGCGTCCCGGCCAACGCGGTCCGCTCGCAGCTGATGCTGCCGGTGGTGGAGGCGATGCTGGAGCGGGCGCGGGAGCCCGGCGAGCCGCCCGGTTCGGAGCAGGCGCGGCGACGCCAGTGGATGCTGGCCCTCGCCTTCGGGGGCAACGTCTCCAACAGCGGCCTGCTTCCTGCGGCGGTGGGGAACATCCTGACCGCCGCCATCCTGGCGCGCAGCCTGGGGTTGCACGTGGGCTACTTCACCTGGCTCCTGGGCGCCTGGCCGGTCTGGCTGGGGGGCCTCCTGGCGGCGGGACCGGTGATCCGCTGGACCTCTCCGGCGCCGGAGCCGGGACCGGCCTTCCTGGAGCGGCTGGGCGCGGAGGTCCGGGGCCTGGGGCCGCTGGCCGCGGCGGAGCGGCGGGCGCTGGCGTGGATCGCGGTGGCCATCCTGCTGTGGGCGACGGGAAGCTGGACGGGAATCCCGCTCTCGGCCACCGCGCTGCTGACGGGGCTGGCCATGGCGATTCCTGGGGTGGGGGTGGCCCCCTGGACCGAGATGTCGCGGATCGGCTGGGGGACGATTCTCACCGTGGCCGGGACCATCGGTCTCGGCAACGCCCTCACGGACAGCGGCGCAGCCGCCTGGCTGGCGCAGGGCCTGGCGGGGAGCCCGCTGGGGGCGGCCCTGGGGCGGCCGGGCTGGGACGTCCTCCTCCTGGCCGTCCTGACGCAGCTGCTCCACCTGGTGCTCAGCAACGTCTCCAGCGAGGTGGTGGTCCTGGCGCCGCTGGTCATCTCGCTGGCGCGGGCGCACGGGGCCGACCCGCTCGCCTGGGGGATGGTGCTGGCGCTCTCCGCGGACAACGGCTATCTCCTGGCGGTCCAGACCGTCTCCAACATGGTGGCGGTCACCCAGGGCCGGCTCCGGCAGCGGGAGATGGGGTGGCCGGGACTCTGGATGACCGCCGCCAACGTGGCTCTGGTGGTGCTGACGGCGACGCTCTGGTGGCCGCGGATCGGGATCGGCGGCTAG
- the pdxT gene encoding pyridoxal 5'-phosphate synthase glutaminase subunit PdxT, translating to MAAAGGGLHGAEAGRLRVGVLDLQGDVREHAAALERAGAEVRRVKRPEELEGLAGLALPGGESTTLRSLLARDGWPEALRRAVEAGLGLFGTCAGAILMAREIEGEGPGPLPVLPITIRRNAFGRQIDSFVARIAPEELDPELAGSPPEPLEAVFIRAPRIAAVAPGGARVLARWRGEPVLVGRGRWLASTFHPELTRDLRVARTWLGLLASRG from the coding sequence ATGGCCGCAGCGGGGGGAGGGCTCCACGGCGCGGAGGCGGGTCGGCTGCGGGTCGGCGTGCTCGACCTCCAGGGCGACGTGCGCGAGCACGCGGCCGCGCTGGAGCGGGCGGGGGCCGAGGTTCGCCGGGTGAAGCGGCCGGAGGAGCTGGAGGGACTTGCCGGCCTGGCGTTGCCCGGCGGCGAGAGCACGACGCTCCGGAGCCTCCTCGCCCGGGACGGCTGGCCGGAGGCGCTCCGGAGGGCGGTCGAGGCGGGGCTCGGGCTCTTCGGCACCTGCGCGGGCGCGATCCTGATGGCACGCGAGATCGAGGGCGAGGGGCCCGGCCCGCTCCCGGTCCTGCCGATCACCATCCGCAGGAACGCCTTCGGGCGGCAGATCGACTCCTTCGTCGCCCGCATCGCGCCGGAGGAGCTGGACCCGGAGCTGGCGGGATCGCCGCCGGAGCCGCTGGAGGCAGTCTTCATCCGCGCCCCCCGCATCGCCGCGGTGGCCCCAGGGGGCGCCCGGGTGCTGGCCCGCTGGCGGGGCGAGCCCGTGCTGGTGGGGCGCGGACGCTGGCTGGCCAGCACCTTCCATCCGGAGCTGACGCGGGACCTGCGGGTCGCCCGCACCTGGCTCGGCCTCCTGGCCAGCCGAGGCTGA
- a CDS encoding MFS transporter: MSESARIEASVQRKRMLRIIPYVFLLYIIAYLDRVNVGFAALEMNKELGFDPAVFGLGSGIFFFGYFILEIPSTVMVERWSARRWIARILVTWGIVAILMAFIRTPWQFYLVRFVLGLAEAGFFPGIILYLTHWFRQEEQARAVALFMSALAVSNIVGAPVSGYILQHVHWLGLAGWQWVYILEGLPAVVLGFLNIWLMADRPAEARWLTDQEKRWLQGELDREAAAVRQRHQLTLWQGLLRWDTWRLALIYFFWITGFYGFGIWLPTILKHITTSQNDLLVGLLTAAAYIPALVAMILAGRHSDRTGERKFHLFTAIVAGAAALLVSALAGGQVVLAFAFFTLAAIGIYSAFGPFWSLPSTFLTDDARAAGIGLVNSVGNLGGFVGPFAVGYLNKATGQFMSGLLFLIASLLVAGLLVLTLRQQTPGLVAEPPVGGAPGAGQEV; encoded by the coding sequence ATGTCGGAAAGCGCTCGGATCGAGGCCTCCGTGCAGCGCAAGCGGATGCTGCGCATCATCCCGTACGTCTTCCTCCTCTATATCATCGCCTACCTCGATCGGGTCAACGTCGGCTTCGCCGCCCTGGAGATGAACAAGGAGCTGGGCTTCGACCCGGCCGTCTTCGGCCTGGGCTCCGGCATCTTCTTCTTCGGGTATTTCATCCTGGAGATCCCGTCCACGGTGATGGTGGAGCGCTGGAGCGCGCGGCGCTGGATCGCCCGGATCCTGGTCACCTGGGGGATCGTCGCCATCCTGATGGCCTTCATCCGGACACCCTGGCAGTTCTACCTGGTCCGCTTCGTCCTGGGCCTGGCGGAGGCCGGCTTCTTCCCGGGGATCATCCTCTACCTGACGCACTGGTTCCGCCAGGAAGAGCAGGCGCGGGCGGTGGCGCTCTTCATGAGCGCGCTCGCCGTCTCCAACATCGTGGGCGCGCCCGTCAGCGGCTACATTCTCCAGCATGTCCACTGGCTCGGCCTGGCCGGCTGGCAGTGGGTCTACATCCTGGAAGGGCTGCCCGCCGTGGTTCTCGGGTTCCTGAACATCTGGCTGATGGCGGACCGGCCGGCGGAGGCGCGCTGGCTGACCGACCAGGAGAAGCGCTGGCTGCAGGGCGAGCTGGACCGCGAGGCGGCCGCCGTCCGCCAGCGCCACCAGCTGACGCTCTGGCAGGGACTCCTGCGCTGGGACACCTGGCGGCTGGCGCTGATCTACTTCTTCTGGATCACCGGCTTCTACGGCTTCGGCATCTGGCTCCCCACGATCCTCAAGCACATCACCACCTCGCAGAACGACCTGCTGGTGGGCCTCCTGACGGCCGCCGCCTACATCCCTGCGCTGGTCGCCATGATCCTGGCGGGCCGGCACTCCGACCGGACGGGTGAGAGGAAGTTCCACCTGTTCACGGCCATCGTCGCGGGGGCGGCAGCCCTGCTGGTCAGCGCGCTGGCCGGCGGCCAGGTGGTCCTCGCCTTCGCCTTCTTCACGCTGGCCGCCATCGGCATCTACAGCGCCTTCGGGCCCTTCTGGTCGCTGCCTTCCACCTTTCTCACCGACGACGCCCGCGCGGCGGGCATCGGGCTGGTCAACTCGGTGGGCAACCTGGGCGGCTTCGTCGGCCCCTTCGCGGTGGGTTACCTGAACAAGGCGACCGGCCAGTTCATGAGCGGGCTGCTCTTCCTGATCGCCAGCCTGTTGGTGGCAGGCTTGCTGGTGCTGACGCTCCGGCAGCAGACGCCGGGCCTGGTGGCCGAGCCGCCCGTCGGCGGCGCGCCCGGCGCGGGGCAGGAGGTATGA
- a CDS encoding S24 family peptidase yields the protein MREGERSETGSVALGKALAALRLARGLSLRELGRRIGKAASTVQAWEQGRRMPGLDDLMVLAHELGHDLDGLVRLAAGPRRQLERELAGVRRELRQLEGGGGRASGAIASRRTELARRQAFLERLLAASGADRGGAAGGEADRPDPERLGLLPARRLPVAGEIAAGQPRFVLEEVSEFVHVPEGVEATYALHVVGDSMVGAGIEPGDLVLVRAQEAAEPGDVVVALLGGQEVTVKYLLRENGRYFLRAHNAERHYPDIPLGPEDRILGVVEHVLKRPGPPPREGRDGWARS from the coding sequence ATGAGGGAGGGAGAACGGTCGGAGACGGGCAGCGTCGCCCTCGGCAAAGCTCTGGCCGCCCTCCGCCTTGCCAGGGGCCTCTCCCTGCGGGAGCTCGGGCGCCGCATCGGCAAGGCGGCTTCCACCGTCCAGGCCTGGGAGCAGGGGAGGCGGATGCCCGGCCTGGACGACCTGATGGTGCTGGCCCACGAGCTCGGCCACGACCTGGACGGGCTGGTCCGCCTGGCGGCCGGCCCGCGGCGCCAGCTGGAGCGTGAACTGGCCGGGGTGCGGCGGGAGCTCCGGCAGCTGGAGGGGGGAGGCGGGCGGGCATCCGGGGCGATCGCGTCGCGCCGGACCGAGCTGGCCCGCCGCCAGGCCTTCCTGGAACGGTTGCTGGCCGCCAGCGGGGCGGATCGAGGCGGCGCTGCCGGCGGGGAGGCGGACCGGCCCGACCCGGAACGGCTCGGGTTGCTCCCTGCGCGCCGGCTTCCCGTGGCCGGCGAGATCGCGGCCGGGCAGCCGCGCTTCGTGCTGGAAGAGGTGAGCGAGTTCGTCCACGTGCCCGAGGGCGTGGAGGCGACCTACGCGCTCCACGTGGTGGGCGACAGCATGGTGGGAGCCGGCATCGAGCCGGGCGACCTGGTGCTGGTCCGGGCCCAGGAGGCGGCGGAGCCCGGCGACGTGGTGGTGGCGCTCCTGGGCGGCCAGGAAGTGACGGTCAAGTACCTCCTGCGGGAGAACGGGCGCTACTTCCTGCGCGCCCACAACGCGGAGCGGCACTACCCGGACATCCCCCTGGGACCGGAGGACCGGATCCTGGGGGTGGTCGAGCACGTCCTCAAGCGGCCGGGTCCACCGCCCAGAGAGGGGCGAGACGGATGGGCGAGATCCTGA
- a CDS encoding DUF6504 family protein, giving the protein MPRPLRLLCDASGRPKLLYWHGGRYPVASILERWKDAGRWWAGESPKLFFRLRTVDGALWEIYRDGDAPGAWYLYRLYD; this is encoded by the coding sequence GTGCCCCGTCCTCTCCGTCTCCTCTGCGACGCCTCGGGCCGGCCGAAACTCCTCTACTGGCACGGCGGCCGCTACCCGGTGGCCTCGATCCTGGAGCGCTGGAAGGACGCCGGCCGCTGGTGGGCAGGCGAGTCGCCCAAGCTCTTCTTCCGCCTCCGGACCGTCGACGGCGCGCTCTGGGAGATCTACCGGGACGGCGACGCGCCCGGAGCCTGGTATCTCTATCGTCTCTACGACTGA
- the pdxS gene encoding pyridoxal 5'-phosphate synthase lyase subunit PdxS: MSGVTGAGAEQEGRQAGDPLLQRGLAEMLKGGVIMDVTTPEQARIAQEAGAVAVMALERVPADIRAAGGVARMADPARVKAIMEAVTIPVMAKVRIGHFAEAEILEALGVDYIDESEVLTPADEEFHIDKRRFRVPFVCGARDLGEALRRIAEGAAMIRTKGEPGTGNVVEAVRHLRRVRSQIRRLRELPDEELVREARELGAPLELVRETRDLGRLPVVNFAAGGVATPADAALLMRLGADGIFVGSGIFKSADPARRARAIVLATAHPEDPALLAEVSQDLGEAMPGIETGTLEPAQRMQERGI; the protein is encoded by the coding sequence ATGAGCGGCGTTACGGGTGCAGGCGCGGAGCAGGAGGGTCGCCAGGCGGGCGACCCGCTTCTCCAGCGCGGCTTGGCCGAGATGCTGAAGGGCGGCGTGATCATGGACGTGACCACGCCCGAGCAGGCGCGCATCGCCCAGGAGGCGGGCGCCGTGGCGGTGATGGCGCTGGAGCGGGTGCCGGCCGACATCCGGGCGGCCGGCGGGGTCGCCCGCATGGCCGATCCCGCGCGGGTGAAGGCGATCATGGAGGCGGTCACCATCCCCGTGATGGCCAAGGTCCGCATCGGCCACTTCGCCGAGGCGGAGATCCTGGAGGCCCTGGGCGTCGACTACATCGACGAGAGCGAGGTGCTCACCCCCGCCGACGAGGAGTTCCACATCGACAAGAGGCGCTTCCGGGTCCCCTTCGTCTGCGGCGCCCGCGACCTGGGCGAGGCGCTGCGCCGCATCGCGGAGGGCGCGGCCATGATCCGCACCAAGGGCGAGCCCGGCACCGGCAACGTGGTGGAGGCGGTTCGCCATCTCCGCCGCGTCCGGTCGCAGATCCGGCGCCTCCGGGAGCTGCCGGACGAGGAGCTGGTCCGCGAGGCGCGGGAGCTGGGCGCGCCGCTGGAGCTGGTGCGGGAGACGCGCGACCTGGGCCGGCTTCCTGTGGTCAACTTCGCGGCCGGAGGCGTGGCCACGCCCGCGGACGCGGCGCTGCTCATGCGGCTCGGCGCCGACGGCATCTTCGTCGGCTCCGGCATCTTCAAGTCGGCCGATCCGGCGCGCCGCGCCCGCGCCATCGTCCTGGCCACCGCCCACCCCGAGGACCCGGCGCTCCTGGCCGAGGTCTCCCAGGACCTGGGCGAGGCCATGCCCGGCATCGAGACCGGCACGCTGGAGCCCGCCCAGCGGATGCAGGAGCGGGGGATCTGA
- a CDS encoding CvpA family protein, producing the protein MAAGRIVDLVVLLYLVTQAAAGLQTGFFLSASGFLGRLVGLYVAWRAAPVLAGSAAGRSAAAQLGAWLAKQLGTGAVPAASQGTAGPLLPVAIQIDQAARLLVWIAAFALVALLAEVTVHLLGRLLQGTLGRLPGVSLLNRLAGAAVQFAGGALIVSILADLAIQAAGPLRAPGFAAALHHSQIVRTLAPFGHAILALGPQQALDAFRLSR; encoded by the coding sequence ATGGCAGCCGGCCGGATCGTCGACCTGGTCGTGCTCCTCTATCTGGTGACGCAGGCGGCCGCCGGTCTCCAGACGGGCTTCTTCCTCTCCGCATCGGGATTCCTGGGCCGGTTGGTCGGGCTCTACGTCGCCTGGCGGGCAGCCCCGGTCCTGGCGGGGAGCGCCGCCGGCCGCTCGGCCGCAGCGCAGCTGGGCGCCTGGTTGGCGAAGCAGCTGGGGACCGGGGCGGTGCCCGCTGCCTCGCAGGGGACGGCGGGGCCGCTCCTGCCGGTCGCGATCCAGATCGACCAGGCGGCGCGGCTCCTGGTCTGGATCGCCGCCTTCGCGCTGGTGGCGCTCCTGGCGGAGGTGACGGTCCACCTGCTGGGCCGCCTCCTCCAGGGGACGCTGGGCCGGTTGCCGGGCGTCTCCCTCCTCAACCGCCTCGCCGGCGCGGCCGTCCAGTTCGCCGGCGGCGCGCTGATCGTCTCCATCCTGGCCGACCTGGCCATCCAGGCGGCGGGGCCGCTCCGCGCGCCCGGCTTCGCGGCCGCGCTGCATCACTCGCAGATCGTCCGGACGCTGGCGCCTTTCGGGCACGCCATCCTGGCGCTGGGGCCGCAGCAGGCGCTGGACGCGTTCCGTCTCTCGCGCTGA
- a CDS encoding SDR family NAD(P)-dependent oxidoreductase: MGRYRQLFELGGRVALVAGAASGLGRASAEALADFGAHVVCADLDAQGAERTAEAIRAAGGEASAVALDLTDPEAVSRVVEATAARRGRLDVAVTTPGVNVRKRLLDLSTAEFDRVIGLNLRGTFHFLRAAGRRMAAQGGGSLIAFASIRAQVVEPGQGAYAATKAGTLQLVRALAAELGPRGVRANAVAPGVIETPLTAPIRSDPEWARQYAARTALGRWGEPEEVATAVVYLASDASRYVTGTLFLVDGGWTAVDGRYEPPL; encoded by the coding sequence TTGGGCCGCTACCGGCAGCTCTTCGAGCTGGGCGGCCGCGTGGCGCTGGTGGCGGGAGCCGCCTCGGGCCTGGGCCGCGCCTCGGCCGAGGCGCTGGCCGACTTCGGAGCGCACGTCGTCTGTGCCGACCTGGACGCCCAGGGGGCGGAAAGGACGGCGGAGGCGATCCGGGCGGCCGGCGGCGAGGCGAGCGCGGTGGCGCTGGACCTGACCGACCCGGAGGCCGTCTCCCGGGTGGTGGAGGCGACCGCCGCCCGCCGGGGCCGGCTGGACGTGGCGGTGACCACGCCCGGCGTCAACGTGCGGAAGCGGCTCCTGGACCTCTCCACCGCGGAGTTCGACCGGGTGATCGGCCTCAACCTGCGCGGCACCTTCCACTTCCTCCGCGCGGCCGGCCGCCGGATGGCCGCGCAGGGCGGGGGCAGCCTGATCGCCTTCGCCTCGATCCGTGCGCAGGTGGTGGAGCCGGGACAGGGCGCCTACGCGGCGACCAAGGCGGGCACGCTCCAGCTGGTCCGGGCGCTGGCCGCCGAACTGGGCCCACGGGGCGTCCGGGCCAACGCGGTGGCGCCCGGCGTGATCGAGACGCCGCTCACCGCGCCGATCCGGAGCGATCCCGAGTGGGCGCGGCAGTACGCCGCGCGGACGGCCCTGGGCCGCTGGGGTGAGCCGGAGGAAGTGGCCACGGCGGTGGTCTACCTCGCCTCCGACGCCTCGCGGTACGTGACCGGGACGCTCTTCCTGGTCGACGGCGGCTGGACGGCCGTGGACGGGCGATACGAGCCGCCGCTCTGA